In the genome of Pempheris klunzingeri isolate RE-2024b chromosome 20, fPemKlu1.hap1, whole genome shotgun sequence, the window ATTTCATTATGAATACAGTTGCAGATTAGTCTTTTGTTGATCAAGCTATTCTTTCATTTAGGGCTTGgcaataatttaatatttatgctTTCTCAACTTTCAGCAGAATCATATTTTAATCACATAATTTTACTATGTCACACTATGTATTTTTCCTGTCTAAATGATTAAGATGTGACCAAAGATGAATGAAATTTGCAAGTtaggtttttgttttacatacaCAGTGTTTTGTCTGCATAATGGTGAAACTCATTCATACtcattgcttttatttacagtattaatCTACTCTTGGCATACATTTGCCATATTGTGATAAATATAGCAAAAATATCCTCAATAATATTGTGACAAGGATTTTAACCACATTACCCAGCCTTAGTTGTATTAAACCACCAAAATGTTTAGTTTAGTAAACAAGTATTACTGTAATATAGTCCTCAGCACAGCACTTAGGAACATTTAAGATGATAGCAATGGATAACCCTCACTTTTTCATTCCTGATCCTTTATAGAAAAATGTCAACTGAGGAGGGTGGTGAAGGTAAAAATGGTCAATCAGTGACCATGTCGCCTGAAAGAATGGCCACTgacaaaagcagagaaaacCAGAACCAGCGTGTCGTCGAGGCAACAGGGGGCACCACAGACACCAGCACAACAGCAAAGAACCTGGCTTTGCTTAAAGCACACTCCCTGGATGTGAAGTTCGACGTCGGAGAAGAGTATGATATCATAGAAACCATTGGCACAGGGGCCTATGGCGTTGTTTCATCAGCTAGGAGACGGGACAATGGTAAGCCTGAATTGATGAAGAAATAATACATTACTCATTCTGTGTATTACAGTGCTCAGTGTGGAAATTAATTatcagttaacattgtcatgCAGTCTCAGTTGTACACCCTGTCTGTCCTGCTGGGTCTTCTTATTTGGGcttatttacatttcacaggCCAGCAGGTGGCGATAAAGAAGATCTCCAATGCTTTTGAAGTGGTGACAAATGCCAAACGCACGTTACGAGAGCTTAAGATACTCAAGCACTTCAAACATGATAACATAATCGCCATCAAGGACATCCTGCAGCCTAACCTCCCTCACTCTGCCTTCAAGTCTGTGTATGtactttttgtttcattgcaACTTTGGTTTTGTAACTGAGACAACATGATCTTTCAGTTGTAAATTCTGATACCTTCTCATGTGTGCAGGTACGTGGTGCTGGACCTCATGGAGAGCGACTTGCACCAGATCATACACTCTGCCCAGACACTCACCTCAGAGCACACACGCTACTTTCTGTACCAGCTCCTCCGTGGCCTTAAGTATGTGCACTCTGCCAATGTCATTCACCGTGACCTCAAACCCTCCAACCTGTTAGTGAACGAGAACTGTGAGCTAAAAATCGGTGACTTCGGCATGGCGAGGGGTCTCAGTTCTCACCCTGAAGAGTCTCATTCCTTCATGACTGAGTATGTGGCAACTCGATGGTACCGTGCTCCTGAACTCCTGCTGTCTCTGAATCACTATAGTTTGGCCATCGACTTGTGGTCTGTGGGCTGCATCTTTGCCGAAATGTTGGGGCGTAAGCAGCTTTTCCCTGGGAAACACTACGtccaccagctccagctcattttgtctgtgttagGCACTCCTCCTGAGGGCTTAATCGGTGCTATTAGGGCTGACAGAGTACGCTCCTATGTTCAGAGTCTTCCATCGCGGTCCGCTGTGCCTTTGGCCAAACTGTACCCACAAGCTGAAGCAGAGGCTTTAAACctgctggcagccatgttgcGCTTTGACCCTCGCGAGAGAATCAGTGTAACACAAGCACTGGAGCATCCTTACCTGGCCAAGTACCACGACCCAGATGATGAGCCAATTTGTGTGCCAGCTTTTGACTTTGAATTTGACAAACTTCCGATGAACAAGGAGCAAATTAAAGAGGCGATTCTGATGGAGATCCAGGActttcatcaaaataaacagATCAGTCGTCAAAGACTGCAGTTCAGGCCCTTGGCAAGGGCGaatgtcagagctgcagcacaaagcagTAACCAGTGTAGCGCTCAGCCCTCCACTGTTAACCTGAGCAAATCAACACTGGTTCCAATGGTACAACACCCACAAGCAGCGCAGatacaacagcagcaaatgAGAGAGGTAAAATCTCAACAGCAACAAGACCACACACCAGCAGATGGGAACCATACATTTACAAATCAGATGCAAACCTTTAACAAGCCCACATCCCTTTTAGAAGTGACCCCGCCTCACGTGACCCATAATTTGCCTCTTCTCTCTAAAAGCGAAAGTGGCCCAGTTGATGTGGACATGCCCAGTGCCAACTCAGACAGCGGCCAGCCAGAGACTATAGATTTAACAACACCAGTGTCAAGTCAGGACACTCCATTAGAAACAATGAGAGACAGTGAGGTACAGGATCAGCTAACCAGCAGTCAGGCTTCTCTGACTCAGCCCACCCAGAGCCAGTCCATGACCCAGGCTCCCACCCCCATTCCTGCCACGCCAGCACAGACCATGACACCCCTGCCCACCACTGTGccttccctgtctctctctgtggcacAGGCCCAGTCACTGTCTCAGTCCCTTTCACAGTCACTGTCTAAGAGTGCCAGGCCTCCTCCAGGTGCAGGAGAGGGAACTAGAAAAGAAGGAGCTATCTCAGAGGACACTAAAGCTGCACTTAAAGCAGCTTTATTGAAATCAGCGCTCAGAAATAAAGCCAGGGGTGGTAAGTTCATTGTTTTTCATATCTACCTATATCAACAACGTTTCATTCTTCAGACCACCTTTATCTCAATTTGATATCTTCTATTGCAGATGGAAATACCTCTGCTCTAGGCATTGACGCTGGCGCAGGAGGAGGTGTATCATCCTCCCTGTCCTCTGTTTCAGAGGCGCGTCGGCCTGTCACAGCCCAGGAGCGTCAacgagaaagagaggagaaaagaaggaagaggCAGGAACGtgcaagagagagggagaggaaactGAAGGAAAAGGAGCGAAGAGAGGGAAAGCAGGGGGACTCGCTGGGTGGGGTTCTGCTGAGTGACAATGACAAAAGCCTTTTGCAGCgttggacaaaaatgatggacAGCCGCAACGAGAAATCTCAGGCCCCTATTAATGATGGAGCAAAGAATAAGGACTGCACCGTGAATTCGCACAGGGGCGTAACTATCGGTGATAACTCTCAAGGATCACTGAACAATAAAGCAGACAAGGAGGCAAGGAAGATTCAGTCTCATGAACAGTTAATCTCTCAAGTTAAACCTAACCAGCCAGGCATGTTTCAGCCTCCCAGCAACCAGCAACCACCTGTACTTTTCACCATGAGCCAGAGGAAGCCTCCAGGGGATATAGTTGTTGCTGTGAGCGGAGGGATAGATATAATGGCCGTCACTAGTGGCTTTGTTAAGAACAACACACTCAAACCTCACACTGAGAGCAATGGACAAAGTGGTTTCAACTGTTTGGGGAACTGGAGCGGGCAACAATTAGAGACAAGGCCACCAACGCAACCGCaagcaaacaggaaaacacagcctCTACCATCGAGTTTTCTTCAGCCCCAGCTCCAACCTCAGTCCCAAACTCAGCCTGACCCTCAACCTCAGTCGCAGCTGCTACCCTTGGAGAGTTTTTTGACTAAAGCCCCAACGCTAACCACCAGAGAGACAAATGGGAATGTGGACATTGGAGGCCAAAATAACCTTAATTCCCACCCTAACCCCTCAACTGCTGGTCCCATGGAGAAGCTGTGTCCCTCCGTAGGAGAAAAATCTGGGCCACAGACCACAAACCCTCTCTGTGGGGCTTTAGGGGTCCCCTCACAGCCTCATCCCAGTTTAGGATTCACAGATACTGGACAGCAAGGGCCCTCCATTGCCCCGGACATCCATACAGTAACACTGCAGCTCTCAAAGTCCCAGGTGTGTCTTGAGgttttttctgctgcattgTGTTAAatattctattgtttttttgCAGGTAGCGTTTTACCCAAAAAGCTATATGTACCGTACTGGTGTTTCTCTCATTATACATGCTATACAAAAACATTACTTTCTTGTACATATATACCAGGTTTAAATGTCACAATATTGTGCTTCCTTCGAACTGATCTCAAGGATACAAAGTTCAGTTGACCCAATGTTTCCCCCTTTTCTGCTGTCAGGTAGAGGACGTTTTACCTCCGGTGTTCTCGGTCACCCCTAAAGGCAGTGGAGCTGGGTACGGTGTGGGCTTTGACCTGGATGACCTTCTCAACCAGTCTCTCACCGACCTGCAACACTGTGACCGGGACAGGTAAGGTCTAAAACActagggaaaaaaataaaaaattctctCTGCCTATATATCTGGTACTCGTCATTCAGGCAAATATGGTTCTGCAGCCGTACAGTAGCTCCAGGTCAACCACGGCTGACCCTCATAATTTTATTAGACCGTGGACAGCTATGTGTGCTTTACATTACTGCCTTCTCTGTGATGTTTTAACGGCAGATTCATCATGACGGATGCAGCTGAAGCAGTTCAAAGCATTGAAGCAGTTTGTTCTCACATGCAAACTGTCATGCAAATATTTGAGAAGCTAGTTGgtcatcaaaatagttgccaattcATTTTCTGCAGATCAGTTAATTTGTTCAAGCTCTATTTGGTTTAACAGTCTCAACAATGACGTTTCTGATGTAGAAAAGAAATATGACTGGTGTCCAATCAGGAACAAGTATTTCCCAAGGCAGCGGTATATAAAGTTTCTAATCATGCTCTACagtcatgtcaaaatgtctttgtaGTTGATGAGACCCAAACTAACATCAGAGGGCTAGTCCTAAGTAGTACTATAGGTATTCTAATTATCAGTGTTCACCCTTTATATGGAATTTAATGtcttatatataataatttaattaaatgcaGTCAGGAGCAGGATTTCAGAATCAAGTTGGATGACGCATGTTGACCTACCAAGTGCAAACACCACACATCACTGTTATTCTTCAAGCATAATGTAGCTTTTAGTCTCCCAACCTGCTGCATGTTTCCTTGTTGATGGTTTCATTTTAGTCAATAATCTAGTTAATAGTGCTTCTTTATAATAAGTTACACTTTAAATGGCTTCTAAGTGTCAAAGCAGCAAAGTGTGTTATGGACTTTGACAAAGAACTGAAAAACAGCTGGATGAAATTTGAACTAGCCTTTCTTAAAGATCCCCTCAAGACATGTTTTTCGGACATATAAACATGCC includes:
- the mapk7 gene encoding mitogen-activated protein kinase 7, giving the protein MSTEEGGEGKNGQSVTMSPERMATDKSRENQNQRVVEATGGTTDTSTTAKNLALLKAHSLDVKFDVGEEYDIIETIGTGAYGVVSSARRRDNGQQVAIKKISNAFEVVTNAKRTLRELKILKHFKHDNIIAIKDILQPNLPHSAFKSVYVVLDLMESDLHQIIHSAQTLTSEHTRYFLYQLLRGLKYVHSANVIHRDLKPSNLLVNENCELKIGDFGMARGLSSHPEESHSFMTEYVATRWYRAPELLLSLNHYSLAIDLWSVGCIFAEMLGRKQLFPGKHYVHQLQLILSVLGTPPEGLIGAIRADRVRSYVQSLPSRSAVPLAKLYPQAEAEALNLLAAMLRFDPRERISVTQALEHPYLAKYHDPDDEPICVPAFDFEFDKLPMNKEQIKEAILMEIQDFHQNKQISRQRLQFRPLARANVRAAAQSSNQCSAQPSTVNLSKSTLVPMVQHPQAAQIQQQQMREVKSQQQQDHTPADGNHTFTNQMQTFNKPTSLLEVTPPHVTHNLPLLSKSESGPVDVDMPSANSDSGQPETIDLTTPVSSQDTPLETMRDSEVQDQLTSSQASLTQPTQSQSMTQAPTPIPATPAQTMTPLPTTVPSLSLSVAQAQSLSQSLSQSLSKSARPPPGAGEGTRKEGAISEDTKAALKAALLKSALRNKARGDGNTSALGIDAGAGGGVSSSLSSVSEARRPVTAQERQREREEKRRKRQERARERERKLKEKERREGKQGDSLGGVLLSDNDKSLLQRWTKMMDSRNEKSQAPINDGAKNKDCTVNSHRGVTIGDNSQGSLNNKADKEARKIQSHEQLISQVKPNQPGMFQPPSNQQPPVLFTMSQRKPPGDIVVAVSGGIDIMAVTSGFVKNNTLKPHTESNGQSGFNCLGNWSGQQLETRPPTQPQANRKTQPLPSSFLQPQLQPQSQTQPDPQPQSQLLPLESFLTKAPTLTTRETNGNVDIGGQNNLNSHPNPSTAGPMEKLCPSVGEKSGPQTTNPLCGALGVPSQPHPSLGFTDTGQQGPSIAPDIHTVTLQLSKSQVEDVLPPVFSVTPKGSGAGYGVGFDLDDLLNQSLTDLQHCDRDSYDSAPLSASLLSDWSEVHRMTPADLESLQQELQLGSPMILSDTIPPDA